From Paenibacillus sp. FSL H8-0537:
GCCTGAAGCTGATCCAGCATGCGGGAATCGTCATTCGAAACCGCGAACATAAAGGTGATGAGATCCGGCGCCAGCCATTCTCCCCATCCTTGCAAGCCTTCGTTATGCGCCAACTCTTGCATGACATTGCCGAGCGCAAATTTTAGAACATTTTGCTCATTAAGCGTGTTTTCAGACTGAAATTCATCGTAACGGTTCAGCTTCACAACCATAACAGCATACCGTCCAGCGTCCGGCAGCAAAGCCAGCTTTTGCATCCGCTCGTTCGTTTGCCCATTTTGCTCCCCGCTAATCAGCTCGTTAAAAAGCTGCCTGCGCTGAAGCATCATGCTTTCACGCTGCTTCTTTTCGTGATCCAACGACTGAACGATTAGATTTTCAAGCGCGCGGTCAATCATCGTCAGATCATCTGTCAGAACCGCTCCTCCGTCGCCGCTCCGCAGTTGCAGCGCCTGTATTCGATTCATCATTAGACGAATCGGCTTATAATTGCGGCGCGTCACCCAAATAATATAAATGATAGCCACTACAAAGGTCAGAACCGCCATAATGACCCATGCATACGAGACGACTGATACCCAACCGAGCAATTGGCCCGCTTGGATACCGCTCTTGAACGTCCAACCTAAAGTAACCGACTGAATGGTGGTCAGTACGCTGCCTCCGTCGGACGCATCTGCGCTATTGTTCACTGGATAGATAAGCTTATCAGCCGTATCTGTAATTCGTATGAAGGATACCTGACGACTCGTCATGTTTTCTATTATTTGCTCAATCGCGTATAAATTCACATTAATGACAAGCAAGCCTTCTTTTCCAAACGGAAAAGGAGCCCGCTTATACATTGTAATGACCCTCATTGGCTTCAGGTGTTCGTATTCACGGTATTCACGGCTTGTCGACCACCCTTGATAATCACGTTTGGCTTTCGCTTGCTGCACAAAATCACGGTCGCCAAACTCATTGAGCTCCGTTTGCCCGCTTTCCGTCAGCACCATATTGTCAGATTCCCTGTACAGGTAGATGGACTCGATTAGATCGCTTCCCTCCCTAAGCGAGCGCAAGCTATGAACAACGGCGTATCTGACGTTTGTTTCGATCGATCCATTTAAATATCCCGCATAGTTCGAATTTTTGACCGCCTCATTCATCACATCATACTCCACCCCGCGGATAGCTCGTTCGACACCATCCACCACATAGCCGGTAGTGACACTGTCTGCTTTTTCTGTCTCAGACCGCGATATTTCATTCACCGCAATGAACGATAAAAAAATGATCATTGACACGGTAAGCACCAAAATTGGAAAATAAGATACAAGCAACCGGAAGTACCAGTTGTTAAGCTTAAGCATATTCAACCCCCTACAAAGAGTGAAATTATTGTAAGCGTTACCATTTGTCGTGTATATCAAAGGTTAAGCGGTTTACTTTGTGATTCTATTGTAGCACAGCCCATCTTGAATCGAAATACTTTTCAAAAGCTGAATAATAAGTATCGTGCTGAAACATGCTTTCTACTTCATCAAACCGAAAATAAGAGCAGCGGCTGACGAATCGTCGCGACTGCTCTCATATGTTCTTACTGCATCCGTTATTGTACCCCAACGCTGCCATTAAATCCAACGCATCTTAAGCGTCGTTTATAATGATTTCCGTCATAACGTGTGGTTAATGATAGCATCAATAATCTTATCCCATTCGCAGTGATGAATTTCATGTCCTGAGCCCTCAAGGGTAAGCAGAAAGCTGCTTGGGATCGTGTTCGCAAGTGAAATTCCATGTTCATAAGGAATAATCGGGTCCTCTGTGCCGTGTATTATGAGCGCGGGGACATCGATTTCAGCCGTTCTAGCCAAATAGGAAAAATCGCCTGTCACCACGCTATGATTGTTAATACTCCCCATATTGCTGCTTCTTTCTACCTCTTGTTTAGCCAACTGATATACGCGATCCGCATCGAGTGGATGCTTTGAGCCCACTAGAACTCTCC
This genomic window contains:
- a CDS encoding AraC family transcriptional regulator codes for the protein MLKLNNWYFRLLVSYFPILVLTVSMIIFLSFIAVNEISRSETEKADSVTTGYVVDGVERAIRGVEYDVMNEAVKNSNYAGYLNGSIETNVRYAVVHSLRSLREGSDLIESIYLYRESDNMVLTESGQTELNEFGDRDFVQQAKAKRDYQGWSTSREYREYEHLKPMRVITMYKRAPFPFGKEGLLVINVNLYAIEQIIENMTSRQVSFIRITDTADKLIYPVNNSADASDGGSVLTTIQSVTLGWTFKSGIQAGQLLGWVSVVSYAWVIMAVLTFVVAIIYIIWVTRRNYKPIRLMMNRIQALQLRSGDGGAVLTDDLTMIDRALENLIVQSLDHEKKQRESMMLQRRQLFNELISGEQNGQTNERMQKLALLPDAGRYAVMVVKLNRYDEFQSENTLNEQNVLKFALGNVMQELAHNEGLQGWGEWLAPDLITFMFAVSNDDSRMLDQLQASAVVARQWVGEHLRFKLSIGIGSIVNEWSRIGQSYRDALTGMEYQLCIGTDAITFSGDIPQGRQHGTFNYIQMCTDCLQEFRLTNESWRNTLEQLFKRLSTEAIKDEDIHSLMQLFMQMLSRELKDLSESLNECLEGERTSALLAKLKTASTLLEMKELLLEYLADLYDAYVAMSETKSYKTMITDMKAYIQENFADPDLSLNHLSDRFQISGKYASYLFKLEYDMKFVDFLVQLRMQQAERLLVNTDETIQGIALQVGYANSITFGRVFKRITGVTPGEFRKLKMRPSALN